CCATATTTATCTGCGCGAAGGATTTGATTCAGTAGAGGAGTCAGATGAAACAGAGGATGATTTATTAGACAAGGCTTGGGGCTTAGACTCAGATTCTCGCCTATCTTGTCAGACGATTATGGGTGATACTGACTTGGTGATTGAAATTCCCAAATACACCATCAATCAAGTCTCTGAAAACCACTAAATTTTCACCTTTTAAGACAGCACCCAAAGTCTATATCCATTAGATTGTACATTTTTAACCTCTAAGTAACATTCAGCCTAGTATTTATGTTATAAACATAAGTTATTTAAATTGTTAAATAAACTATATATAATATATGTTTTTAAAAAGAAGTTGTCATAATATGGAATTCTATTTGATGTCACAAAATCTAGCAACAAGCACATTCAAAAATACTCCACCCCCAGTTCTTTAGTTTCTAAACCGCTTTTAAGTACCCCTCCCCCGAGTTCTCTCTAAGTTCTAAAACCTTCAAACCCAGTGCACTTACACTGACTATATTCACCTTCTTACTTGCTGTTGAAGCGTAAGCCGTTAATACCTTTGATAAATAGACTTAAACACCGAATACACCCACAATCTTAACAATCCAGCCATTGTTAAAAAAGACAACCAAGCCACCACCTTGCTCAAAGAAGTGACAGGCGCTGTCCGTGTAACGCCATAGGTTCTACAGACTCAGACAATGTTAACCAATTAGGCGACAAAATTACCACAGGATTAAGCAATCAATTAAAAAAATAAAGCCATTAGTAAAACCGAAGGTTTAATTAATGACAAAGCCAACCAGTTTTTTAATCAGTTTGGCTTTGGCCGTACTGAAATCAGTATTCATGGAGTTAACTCAAAAGAGTTAGATTACAGCATCAAAACGATTCAACCACCATCTGAGTTAAACGACAACAGCAAAGAACTCACTTTCTTCCAAGATCAAATCACCTCTCTGGTGACAACCAAGGCAATCGCCGTGAGACTATTAACTTAGGTGTAGGACAACGTTACTTAGTCCAAGATGACATGGCAATCGCAGACATTAACCTATTCACTGACTATGAAACCAAATCTGCACACAAACGCCTAAGCCTTGGCTTAGAGTACCAACGCACAAACTTTGGTATTAGTGCAAATGTCTATCATCCACTCTCAGACAAAAAGACAATCGCTGATACTACTGAAGAGACCTTAGCAGGTTATGATATCAAATTCTCAGGACAAATGCCATACCTGTCTTGGGAAAAAATCAAAGGCACCCATTACTTTTAGGTTGGTAACAACATCAAAGGTAATATCTTGGGCGTAGAGATTGAATTTTCTCCTTCTACTCGTTTTGAATTTGGCACTGAGAATTCTAATACTGCAGAGTGTACTAGTTATGCCCGCTTAACCACTGCATTGCCTTTTAAGGATAATGAAAAGTTCACCAATTTTATCACTGACAATCGAGCGTTTAAAATCAGTAGCACAATAGATTTAACC
This Abyssogena phaseoliformis symbiont OG214 DNA region includes the following protein-coding sequences:
- the fdx gene encoding ISC system 2Fe-2S type ferredoxin; this translates as MPQIIVLLHHELCPEGIVIETQSGVSVCDALLANDVEIEHACEMSNACTTCHIYLREGFDSVEESDETEDDLLDKAWGLDSDSRLSCQTIMGDTDLVIEIPKYTINQVSENH